In Bacillus cereus ATCC 14579, a single window of DNA contains:
- a CDS encoding DUF4435 domain-containing protein, with the protein MILDLENLSETESPEDLVEEMLGELDAIEVIFQELVQSKKEHGIDETIFCFYEGKDDFKYYPTRIRTWLELHSNNKSLFSKGCGNRDKVIKVYNKIKFDFEEIDDVSLYFIDRDFNKENNLGKRIYVTPCYAIENLYAKETVLEKFLESHIYINSKSIGKDLKDYCIIREYYVQNLFEKLTQIALINAWYSIQINKKIEDLKNGGEISLDLKKLKSLSDIKKSTSVEEFSEIDIEMLREITDNPYEVTEEEIELELRHIKGDILSNSRGKYIEEILIELYKKIIDETNLPTEFEIEKRSISLPIGKKNFKIHLMPFADTPECFRTYLKERIK; encoded by the coding sequence ATGATACTCGATTTAGAAAATTTAAGCGAAACTGAGAGTCCAGAAGATTTAGTTGAAGAAATGTTGGGAGAGTTAGATGCTATAGAGGTTATTTTTCAAGAATTAGTTCAATCGAAAAAAGAACATGGAATAGATGAAACGATTTTTTGTTTTTATGAAGGAAAGGATGATTTTAAATATTATCCTACACGAATAAGAACATGGTTAGAGTTACATTCAAATAATAAAAGTCTCTTTTCTAAAGGTTGTGGAAATAGAGACAAAGTTATCAAAGTTTATAATAAAATAAAGTTCGATTTTGAAGAAATTGATGATGTATCGTTATATTTTATTGATAGGGACTTTAATAAGGAAAATAATTTAGGAAAAAGAATTTATGTAACTCCTTGTTATGCGATAGAAAATCTATATGCTAAAGAAACTGTTCTGGAAAAATTTTTAGAATCGCATATTTATATAAACAGTAAATCTATTGGGAAGGATTTAAAAGATTATTGCATCATTAGGGAGTATTATGTCCAAAATCTTTTTGAAAAATTAACTCAAATAGCCCTAATAAATGCTTGGTATTCAATACAGATAAACAAAAAGATAGAGGACTTGAAGAATGGAGGCGAAATTTCACTAGATTTAAAAAAATTAAAATCTTTATCGGACATAAAGAAATCCACAAGTGTGGAAGAATTTTCAGAAATAGATATAGAAATGTTGAGGGAGATAACTGATAATCCCTATGAAGTAACAGAAGAAGAAATCGAACTTGAACTTAGGCATATAAAGGGAGATATTTTAAGTAATTCAAGAGGAAAGTACATAGAAGAAATTTTAATTGAATTGTATAAAAAAATTATAGATGAAACTAATCTTCCTACTGAATTTGAAATTGAAAAGCGTAGTATATCGCTCCCAATTGGAAAGAAAAACTTTAAAATACATTTAATGCCATTTGCTGATACTCCAGAATGCTTCAGGACATATTTGAAAGAGAGAATAAAGTAA